In the Desulfuromonas sp. DDH964 genome, CGGCTCGATCCAGGCGATGGCCGGGCTGTTGCAGCCGGCGGGGATGCCGGGGCGGATCCGTCGCGGCGTCCTCGTTACCGGCTTCGGCAATCTCCTCGCCGGCGCCCTCGGCGTCCTCGGTCCGGTCAACTTTTCCCTCAGCCCCGGCGTCATCGCCGCCACTGGCTGCGCCTCCCGCTACGTCCTTCTCCCTGCCGCTGCCGGCCTGCTCCTCCTCTCCCTTTCGCCCCAGGCCCTCGCCCTTCTCGGTGCGGTGCCGCCGGTGGTGGTCGGCGCCATCCTCCTCTTCATCCTCTCTTCCCAGGTCAGCGCCGGGCTGCTGGCGCTGACGGCGGGAGACGGTCCGCTGCGCTTCGAAGATGGCCTGGTGGTGGCGCTGCCGCTGCTGCTCGGCACCCTGGTCGCCTTTTTGCCGTCGCCGGTGGTGGCCGGTTTCCCGCCGCTCTTGCGGCCGGTGCTGGGGAACGGCTTCGTGGTCGGGACCCTGCTGGCGATGCTGCTCGATTTCAGGCTGGGGCGGGGGCGATGAGCGGCCCGGGTGCGGCGATGATTCCCGGCGGCGGGGAGCCGGTGGTGGTGGCGGCGGGGCTGCGCAAGGAGTTTGGCGCCTTCACCGCCGTCGATGGTATCTCCTTCGCGATTCAGCGCGGCGAGTGTTTCGGCCTACTCGGCCCCAACGGCGCCGGCAAGACCAGCACCATCCGCATGCTCTACGGCTACAGCCCGGTCAGCGGCGGCGAGCTGAAAATCTTCGGACTGCCGCTGGCCGAGCACCTGCGTGAGATCAAGGCGCGCATCGGCATCTGTTCCCAGGAAGATACCCTCGACCCCGACCTCGATGTCCGTCAGAACCTCCTCGTCTTCGCCCGCTACTTCGATATCCCCGCCAGCCGGGCGCTGCAGCGCAGCGCGGAGCTGCTCAAATTTTTCGCCCTCGACGGCCGGGCGAAGGCCGCGATCGGTGAACTCTCCGGCGGCATGCGCCGGCGTCTGACCCTGGCGCGGGCGCTCCTCAACGAGCCGGAGCTGCTGATCCTCGACGAGCCGACCACCGGCCTCGACCCCCAGGCCCGCCACCAGGTCTGGGAGCGGCTCGAAGAGCTCAAGCGCCAGGGTTTGACGATCCTGCTGACCAGCCATTACCTGGAAGAGGCCACGCGGCTCTGCGACCGGCTGATGATCGTCGATCACGGCCGTATCATCGAGGAGGGGACGCCGCTCGGGTTGATCCGGCGCCATGTCGGTCGCGAGGTGATCGAGATGGTGGCACCGGGGGCGGAACTGCGGCAGCTGCTGCAGGAGAAGGCTGCCGACTTCGACGACCTCGGCCAGCGCCTGATTGTCTATAACCAGCAGGACGACGATCTCTTTCTGCAGCTGGTGCGCGAGCACTGCCGCGACGGCGCCTGCACCTTGCGCCCGGCGACCCTGGAAGATGTCTTTTTGCGCCTGACCGGCAGGGAGTTGCGCGAATGAGCCGGCCACCCGTCATCACCCGCCGCTTCCTGCGCGTCTGGCAGCGCAACTTCAGCGTCTACCGCAAGACCTGGAAGATCAGCTTCGTGCCGCCGCTGCTCGAACCGCTCCTCTATCTCGCCGCCTTCGGCGTCGGCCTCGGCGTCATGGTCGGCGCGGTCCCGTTTCGGGGCGGCAGCGTCGATTACCTCACCTTCATCGCCCCCGGCCTGCTGGCGGTGACAGTGATGCAGAACGCCTTCTTCGAGACGACCTACGCTTCCTTTGTCCGCATGTATTACCAGAAGACCTTCGACGGT is a window encoding:
- a CDS encoding ATP-binding cassette domain-containing protein, producing MIPGGGEPVVVAAGLRKEFGAFTAVDGISFAIQRGECFGLLGPNGAGKTSTIRMLYGYSPVSGGELKIFGLPLAEHLREIKARIGICSQEDTLDPDLDVRQNLLVFARYFDIPASRALQRSAELLKFFALDGRAKAAIGELSGGMRRRLTLARALLNEPELLILDEPTTGLDPQARHQVWERLEELKRQGLTILLTSHYLEEATRLCDRLMIVDHGRIIEEGTPLGLIRRHVGREVIEMVAPGAELRQLLQEKAADFDDLGQRLIVYNQQDDDLFLQLVREHCRDGACTLRPATLEDVFLRLTGRELRE